Proteins from a single region of Strix uralensis isolate ZFMK-TIS-50842 chromosome 12, bStrUra1, whole genome shotgun sequence:
- the CLEC3A gene encoding C-type lectin domain family 3 member A, whose product MAQTGLMIFLLISILLLDQTISQASKFKARKHSKRRVKEKDDLKTQIDKLWREVNALKEMQALQTVCLRGTKAHKKCYLISEGTKHFHEAHEDCIAKGGTLAIPRNNDETNTLQDYAKKSMPRVSEFWLGVNDMINEGKFVDVNGMALQYFNWDRAQPNGGKRENCVFFSQSSQGKWVDEVCRTAKRYICEFLIP is encoded by the exons ATGGCACAAACTGGACTTATGATTTTTCTACTCATAAGCATACTACTGCTGGATCAGACCATCAGCCAGGCTTCCAAATTCAAAGCCAGGAAGCACAGCAAACGTAGAGTGAAAG aaaaagatgaCTTAAAGACCCAGATTGACAAATTGTGGCGAGAAGTAAATGCTCTGAAAGAAATGCAAGCACTTCAGACAG TCTGTCTTCGTGGGACAAAGGCCCATAAGAAGTGCTACCTCATATCAGAAGGCACCAAACATTTTCATGAAGCCCACGAGGACTGCATAGCCAAGGGAGGGACACTGGCTATCCCGAGGAATAACGATGAAACAAACACTCTTCAAGATTATGCCAAGAAAAGTATGCCTAGAGTGTCTGAGTTTTGGTTGGGTGTCAATGACATGATAAATGAAGGGAAATTTGTTGATGTCAATGGCATGGCTCTACAGTACTTCAACTGGGATCGCGCCCAACCAAATGGGGGGAAGCGTGaaaactgtgtctttttttcGCAGTCATCACAAGGCAAGTGGGTGGATGAAGTCTGCCGTACTGCCAAAAGATATATTTGTGAATTTCTGATCCCATAA